A DNA window from Pungitius pungitius chromosome 1, fPunPun2.1, whole genome shotgun sequence contains the following coding sequences:
- the pou6f1 gene encoding POU domain, class 6, transcription factor 1 isoform X5: MNSQDAPAKDAPLTVNEQVIVMSSHETIRVLEVEVDAPLPSSLPDGKIEVKAEEGSARPAEQTEDGGIHDDPNAPLSTGAAVGTNAGFAPAGPGEQQVASVVVPAPAVQALTPSVPVSLAPMQPQAAMPITVQGCPQVLTQEGLATLMTSMMAQTGTLGQPLLIPISMAGSIGGQGGLAVLTLPTTNVATLSGLTAANTAGNLLKLPFAGLQAATVLNSVQPQLQTSPQTMFQPQAALQPVQVTSHPTQVTNAQVTAAQVASHATAVSQSNISLAAIQTAGLSINPAIINAASLGTQPQYLSSLTSTPIITNAMSNMAGITSQIITNAQGQVIGTLPLLLNPASLAGATATPTLQGLQGLQGLQGLQGLQCIQGLQGIQGLQGIQGLQGIQGLQGIQGLQGIQGLQGIQGLQGIQGLQGIQSLQGLQGLQGLQGLQGLQVQTVTPQLLLNTQGQIIATLGNGSVVATSAAVLPKAAAPPTFTKPITQASVTTVCQSPIVIAPQPSVLRNSTTLSSTVPISCGDIAKVGQLVSKPQQVVSGEEGINLEEIREFAKNFKIRRLSLGLTQTQVGQALTATEGPAYSQSAICRFEKLDITPKSAQKLKPVLEKWLAEAEHWNQKGQQNLMEFVGGEPSKKRKRRTSFTPQAIEVLNSYFEKNALPTGQEITEMAKELNYDREVVRVWFCNRRQTLKNTSKINVFQVQ; the protein is encoded by the exons ATGAACTCCCAGGATGCCCCTGCCAAAGATGCCCCGCTTACAGTCAACGAGCAG GTCATTGTGATGTCAAGCCATGAGACTATTCGTGTACTGGAGGTAGAGGTCGATGCACCTCTGCCATCATCATTGCCGGATGGGAAGATTGAAGTCAAAGCTGAGGAGGGATCGGCTCGACCTGCGGAGCAAACGGAGGACGGCGGCATACACGACGACCCCAATGCTCCCCTGAGCACCGGGGCAGCGG TAGGAACCAACGCTGGCTTTGCTCCTGCAGGGCCGGGCGAGCAGCAGGTGGCGTCCGTTGTGGTTCCTGCACCTGCGGTCCAAGCGTTGACTCCCTCTGTGCCCGTCAGTCTGGCCCCGATGCAGCCCCAGGCCGCCATGCCCATCACTGTACAAGGATGTCCACAG GTTCTGACCCAGGAAGGTTTGGCCACTCTGATGACGAGTATGATGGCCCAGACAGGAACTCTGGGGCAGCCCTTGCTCATCCCAATCAGTATGGCGGGTTCCATCGGTGGACAAGGAGGGCTGGCTGTTCTCACTCTCCCTACCACCAACGTAGCTACTCTGTCTGGGCTCACAGCAGCTAACACGGCTGGAAACCTTCTCAAACTGCCCTTTGCTGGCCTCCAAG CTGCGACAGTCCTGAACTCTGTCCAGCCCCAACTGCAGACAAGCCCTCAGACCATGTTCCAGCCCCAAGCTGCCCTACAGCCAGTGCAGGTGACGTCCCATCCGACGCAGGTGACCAACGCACAGGTGACCGCCGCTCAGGTGGCCTCGCACGCCACCGCTGTGTCTCAGTCCAACATATCCTTAGCGGCGATCCAGACCGCAGGGCTCTCGATCAATCCCGCCATT ATCAATGCGGCGTCTTTGGGAACTCAGCCCCAGTACCTCAGTTCCCTTACCTCCACTCCTATCATCACTAATGCAATGTCCAACATGGCGGGCATCACAAGCCAGATCATCACAAATGCCCAAGGACAG GTCATTGGAACCCTCCCTCTTTTATTGAACCCAGCTTCTCTGGCTGGAGCGACTGCAACACCCACCCTCCAGGGTCTGCAGGGTCTGCAGGGGCTACAAGGTCTCCAGGGTCTGCAGTGTATACAGGGTCTACAGGGCATACAGGGCTTGCAGGGCATACAGGGCTTGCAGGGCATACAGGGCTTGCAGGGCATACAGGGCTTGCAGGGCATACAGGGCTTGCAGGGCATACAGGGCTTGCAGGGCATACAGGGCTTGCAGGGGATACAGAGTCTGCAAGGCCTCCAGGGCCTCCAGGGCCTCCAGGGCCTCCAGGGCCTCCAGGTCCAGACTGTCACCCCACAACTGCTTCTCAACACCCAGGGCCAGATTATTGCCACACTGGGGAATGGATCTGTAGTTGCAACTTCTGCTGCAGTTCTGCCCAAAGCCGCTGCTCCGCCAACATTCACCAAACCCATCACACAG GCTTCAGTAACAACCGTGTGTCAGTCACCGATTGTCATCGCCCCGCAGCCGTCTGTACTGAGGAATTCCACCACGCTCTCCTCCACGGTGCCCATCAGCTGTGGAGACATAGCAAAAGTGGGACAGCTTGTCAGCA AACCCCAGCAGGTAGTCAGCGGCGAGGAAGGCATTAATCTGGAAGAGATCCGAGAGTTCGCCAAGAATTTCAAGATCCGTCGGCTCTCCTTGGGGCTTACTCAGACACAAGTAGGGCAGGCTCTAACTGCAACTGAGGGTCCGGCCTACAGCCAGTCTGCCATTTGCAG GTTTGAAAAGCTGGATATCACACCCAAGAGTGCTCAGAAGCTGAAGCCCGTGCTGGAGAAGTGGCTGGCCGAGGCTGAGCACTGGAACCAGAAAGGCCAGCAgaatctgatggagtttgttgGCGGTGAACCATCCAAAAAGCGCAAGCGGCGTACAAGTTTCACACCACAGGCGATAGAGGTTCTTAACTCTTACTTTGAAAAGAATGCGTTGCCAACAGGTCAAGAGATTACAGAAATGGCGAAAGAGCTAAACTATGACCGAGAGGTCGTGCGAGTGTGGTTCTGTAACCGACGGCAGACGCTGAAAAACACGAGCAAAATCAATGTGTTCCAGGTCCAGTAA
- the pou6f1 gene encoding POU domain, class 6, transcription factor 1 isoform X6: MSSHETIRVLEVEVDAPLPSSLPDGKIEVKAEEGSARPAEQTEDGGIHDDPNAPLSTGAAVGTNAGFAPAGPGEQQVASVVVPAPAVQALTPSVPVSLAPMQPQAAMPITVQGCPQVLTQEGLATLMTSMMAQTGTLGQPLLIPISMAGSIGGQGGLAVLTLPTTNVATLSGLTAANTAGNLLKLPFAGLQAATVLNSVQPQLQTSPQTMFQPQAALQPVQVTSHPTQVTNAQVTAAQVASHATAVSQSNISLAAIQTAGLSINPAIINAASLGTQPQYLSSLTSTPIITNAMSNMAGITSQIITNAQGQVIGTLPLLLNPASLAGATATPTLQGLQGLQGLQGLQGLQCIQGLQGIQGLQGIQGLQGIQGLQGIQGLQGIQGLQGIQGLQGIQGLQGIQSLQGLQGLQGLQGLQGLQVQTVTPQLLLNTQGQIIATLGNGSVVATSAAVLPKAAAPPTFTKPITQASVTTVCQSPIVIAPQPSVLRNSTTLSSTVPISCGDIAKVGQLVSKPQQVVSGEEGINLEEIREFAKNFKIRRLSLGLTQTQVGQALTATEGPAYSQSAICRFEKLDITPKSAQKLKPVLEKWLAEAEHWNQKGQQNLMEFVGGEPSKKRKRRTSFTPQAIEVLNSYFEKNALPTGQEITEMAKELNYDREVVRVWFCNRRQTLKNTSKINVFQVQ; this comes from the exons ATGTCAAGCCATGAGACTATTCGTGTACTGGAGGTAGAGGTCGATGCACCTCTGCCATCATCATTGCCGGATGGGAAGATTGAAGTCAAAGCTGAGGAGGGATCGGCTCGACCTGCGGAGCAAACGGAGGACGGCGGCATACACGACGACCCCAATGCTCCCCTGAGCACCGGGGCAGCGG TAGGAACCAACGCTGGCTTTGCTCCTGCAGGGCCGGGCGAGCAGCAGGTGGCGTCCGTTGTGGTTCCTGCACCTGCGGTCCAAGCGTTGACTCCCTCTGTGCCCGTCAGTCTGGCCCCGATGCAGCCCCAGGCCGCCATGCCCATCACTGTACAAGGATGTCCACAG GTTCTGACCCAGGAAGGTTTGGCCACTCTGATGACGAGTATGATGGCCCAGACAGGAACTCTGGGGCAGCCCTTGCTCATCCCAATCAGTATGGCGGGTTCCATCGGTGGACAAGGAGGGCTGGCTGTTCTCACTCTCCCTACCACCAACGTAGCTACTCTGTCTGGGCTCACAGCAGCTAACACGGCTGGAAACCTTCTCAAACTGCCCTTTGCTGGCCTCCAAG CTGCGACAGTCCTGAACTCTGTCCAGCCCCAACTGCAGACAAGCCCTCAGACCATGTTCCAGCCCCAAGCTGCCCTACAGCCAGTGCAGGTGACGTCCCATCCGACGCAGGTGACCAACGCACAGGTGACCGCCGCTCAGGTGGCCTCGCACGCCACCGCTGTGTCTCAGTCCAACATATCCTTAGCGGCGATCCAGACCGCAGGGCTCTCGATCAATCCCGCCATT ATCAATGCGGCGTCTTTGGGAACTCAGCCCCAGTACCTCAGTTCCCTTACCTCCACTCCTATCATCACTAATGCAATGTCCAACATGGCGGGCATCACAAGCCAGATCATCACAAATGCCCAAGGACAG GTCATTGGAACCCTCCCTCTTTTATTGAACCCAGCTTCTCTGGCTGGAGCGACTGCAACACCCACCCTCCAGGGTCTGCAGGGTCTGCAGGGGCTACAAGGTCTCCAGGGTCTGCAGTGTATACAGGGTCTACAGGGCATACAGGGCTTGCAGGGCATACAGGGCTTGCAGGGCATACAGGGCTTGCAGGGCATACAGGGCTTGCAGGGCATACAGGGCTTGCAGGGCATACAGGGCTTGCAGGGCATACAGGGCTTGCAGGGGATACAGAGTCTGCAAGGCCTCCAGGGCCTCCAGGGCCTCCAGGGCCTCCAGGGCCTCCAGGTCCAGACTGTCACCCCACAACTGCTTCTCAACACCCAGGGCCAGATTATTGCCACACTGGGGAATGGATCTGTAGTTGCAACTTCTGCTGCAGTTCTGCCCAAAGCCGCTGCTCCGCCAACATTCACCAAACCCATCACACAG GCTTCAGTAACAACCGTGTGTCAGTCACCGATTGTCATCGCCCCGCAGCCGTCTGTACTGAGGAATTCCACCACGCTCTCCTCCACGGTGCCCATCAGCTGTGGAGACATAGCAAAAGTGGGACAGCTTGTCAGCA AACCCCAGCAGGTAGTCAGCGGCGAGGAAGGCATTAATCTGGAAGAGATCCGAGAGTTCGCCAAGAATTTCAAGATCCGTCGGCTCTCCTTGGGGCTTACTCAGACACAAGTAGGGCAGGCTCTAACTGCAACTGAGGGTCCGGCCTACAGCCAGTCTGCCATTTGCAG GTTTGAAAAGCTGGATATCACACCCAAGAGTGCTCAGAAGCTGAAGCCCGTGCTGGAGAAGTGGCTGGCCGAGGCTGAGCACTGGAACCAGAAAGGCCAGCAgaatctgatggagtttgttgGCGGTGAACCATCCAAAAAGCGCAAGCGGCGTACAAGTTTCACACCACAGGCGATAGAGGTTCTTAACTCTTACTTTGAAAAGAATGCGTTGCCAACAGGTCAAGAGATTACAGAAATGGCGAAAGAGCTAAACTATGACCGAGAGGTCGTGCGAGTGTGGTTCTGTAACCGACGGCAGACGCTGAAAAACACGAGCAAAATCAATGTGTTCCAGGTCCAGTAA